The Scyliorhinus canicula chromosome 10, sScyCan1.1, whole genome shotgun sequence genomic interval aaggaagaatttatagggctatggggaaaaggcacgGGTGTGGCACTAGGTGAATTGTTCCTTTAGAGTGGTAGCAAAGacacaatgggcccaatggcctctttctatggtGAGAGTTATTGGCACAGAAAGTTGTACCAGCTAAAATGTTCAGTTCCCCAATACTGACAAAACTAACTATGATTACCATAAATTTAATTTACCCTTTCTATGATTTCCCTCTACTCTACGCACTCTGCAATCTAATAAGATTCAGGCGCGAGAACAGAAAATTCTTTCTCAAAGTTTacacaaaaaaaataaaatctcttCAGAATTTTGCAAACATAAAACTCATTTTCAACAACAACTCCACCTGCCTCACTGCCTCTAAATATCCTTTCCCCATAGCTCATGATTTCCACCTGGCCAGTTGACTAATTATGTTCGTAAAAAGTACAAAGACATAATAATCAAATGATGATATACCTATGGAATGGAAATGAGGGGTTGGCACCTGTCGCTCCTAATCCTGTCAACTGGAACGCAAGGGATTGTTGCAGGTACAAATAAAATACTCAGCAGTGGAGAATATTGCAGAACTAATGCAGGGTAGGGAAAGTGAAGCATGGCCACAATAGGGAAGCCCATGGAATGCTTGCAGAATTTCATCCCCATTCCGAACACTCAATAGACCCGTCTCAAAATTTCAAAACTCAACTTTTActcttaatctttattattgtcacaagtaggcttacattaacactgcaatgcagttactgtgaaaattcctttgtcgccacactccgacgcctgttcagaatgtccaattcacctcacaagcacgtctttcgggacttgtgggaggaaaccggagcacccggaggaaacccatgcagactcggggagaatgtgcagactccgcacagtgacccaagccgggaatcaaacctgggaccctggcgctgtgaagcaacagtgctaaccactgtgctcagtCTCTTTTGGCGACACTACTTCCTCATGGAATGTTTCACTGCTAATTTTGGGGTCAACAGGCCTCCAATCTCCCATGTTAAGTAGACACCAACTTACTTGTGACAAATGACCCCCATGCTGTGGAATCTCAGCCGTTAAAATTGCATGAGGAAGGCAGCATACTCCTCAGCCCGCCATTTTAGCCACCTGTCTGTATCCTGCATGCTAAGTTAAAATGGGGTCTTATCTTTTTATGGACTGTatattaacaaaaataaaaggtaaattaaatttaggctAATCATAGTGAAAGATAGTATTGGGAAGCCAAATATTTTACCTGTTCCAACTTTCTGTTCACCAGCCAAACAAGAAGCCTCAAAATCAGCTTCCTGCTGTGTGGCCTCACTGTTACCGTCAGGTAACCATACCAACCACATGGATTTCCACTTTTAACACTGGACTTCTCATCTTATCTCCGAGAAATAGACAATTAGGGAAATTGAACATTTTGGGGTATACTGTTCAGTCTATGATTCATTTCAATCAGGACCCATCATTTATTATAGAGGCGACATTCCATTAGTCTAGGTCTCAAAGCCAGGCCATAGTGGTGTAAGACATAGCATTCAAACTCAGTGACACCTACTCCTGCAAAATCTGAAACGATTAACCTTGCTGTATGACCTTAAATTCCTCAAAATAGCAGGAATAGGCTAGTCAGATGAGATTGCATTTCCTTGGTAATTTTTAAACCATGGTAGCTTGACGAAAGATCGTTTGTGTACAGCTATAtacatatagatatatatattatatatattcatATTTGCTTACCTGCCCTTTGATGATCCTGAAGGTATGAATGCCCCTCGAGGAAGTTCTTCCTCTCTTTGATTATCTTTGCCATATTTAGCCGTTGATCCAAATTTCTAGATGTGAAATAACTGATAAGTTCTTTGCGCATCATTTTGGTGTTGCCGAGAAATTCAATTGGAATCCCCGCAACCAGATAGGGAAACATTTTATCAAATTTAAGAAATTTCTCTCTTAATTCTGTAATTTGTTTGTGCTCATTCTGAGGAGCCATTCCATAGAGTGAAATATAAGTTGTCTCAATTATGATACGACAACAGAAATCAAGCATGCTCTCTACTTTCCAGTCTGTTGGCCCCATCTGTTCTTGCTTCAACACACTCTGAAGATTCTTCATTGCACTTTCAACCAAATTATTTAGCTCCTCACCCATTAGGTAAGAGTATTGcttctggatctcttcactggataCTGGTACCTTGGCATCATTTAAATAAGGGTGGCCAAAGGTTCTTGCTGATATTGCCAATGAAAACTCTTGAAAATCTAACTGCTTGTTCTGAACCACAAACTGATAAAGGAATGGATTTAAAACAAAGGTAATGTACTTTCCTGCAAGAAATAAAACAAGAAGTGTTAGAAACATGGCACAACATTAAGGAAAACCATTTGTTTCATATCACTTTCTATTTAATTTAACAAAGTCATTGCAAATTGTAACTGTGTAGACTGGTTGATCACATTACATTTTGAGTTACTGAATGCACTGTGTATTCATCCACCTGctgccctcttccctccctccaaaTCCCATCAGCGCTGCAAATGGGAAGCTCACTTTGAAACATATAGCACCATCAAAATGCTGCTGACCTTGGGCAGGCCCCACATGCTTTGTCCACCACTTGCCCGATGTGTCCTATATATCAAAACTGTACCCATTGTAACATATGTGGCCTGTGAACCTATTTTTGATCTGATCTATTGATCATCAACACTACTAACACATCATCGCTTCTCTTGAAACTAGATGAACAATTAGATTAAATGAGTGAGGGAGGAGTAGTTTGTAGCCAGATTCCAGCTGATGTCAATCACCTAGAAAGTCCAGGAAACACAACACCTCCATTCTCCACAGTCGGATGAGAAAAATAATTACACATTTCATTGCCAAAGAGAGGTTCATATAACTTTGAGGCTACAAGAAGCAGTATCCGTTAAATTTTAATAGTGCCTCATCATGGGTGCTCACTGTAGTAAAGCAATTTCTGAGTTATTTAAACAATTGATATGGTAACAAAACAAGTTTCTCTGGggttttgttaatcttccccAATAATTCCAATGGCTGCAACAAAAGAAACTGGCAAAGACCTAGATGCCGTGTTTGGTATGTAGCCTCCACCTGCCTCTACAAGGCAAATGTCATGAGAGGACAAGTCCAAAGGCAGGGATTCCCGGGAAAAGGAGGTTCTGGCAGTCTGGCTCTacctgtggatgccaagatttcAAGTGAACGAAGATGCACCGGCCTCCAGATTCACGCGAGTATCCTACACGTGCAGTCTAAGTCAGGGAAGTGGTCATGAACCCCAAATAAAAGAAAAACTTTTCTTAAAAACTTTTAAATGATTGGCTCCATTATATAAGGGATGAGGAAGGACTAGCATATAACTAATTATCTGGCTGCATGGGGAAGGTGGGCCCTGAAGCACCTGAAAGGGTGCTTTTGCCTGCCTACCCCATGCAAGTGAGATACTCCCACATTGTCTGCACAAAGTTTTGTGGGGTcagctttggatggtgctgtaATACCTGGGGTTCATAAACCACAATATTTTATCCTTGTGTTTACAGTAAAAATTAAAACATGGGTTATATGTTTCAAACATAAAAAGGAGAATTCCAATAAGTATGAATAATTGAAGATAAAACAGCAAATTACACATTATttgctacatttttaaaaaaaaatatgcttGTACATACTAGGTCAGTGTCCAATTTGTCTACATGAatatttaaattaataaaatcgAAAAATACTTCAGAAATAATCCGATTGCTCTCCTTTCACTTACTAAAATCTGTTAATGCATGTTGTGTGCATCAACTGAAAATAGTTTATCTTTTCTGGCATTTGTACTTCATTTCTAGTGGaacaaaacaaaagggaaaaaaaccTTTCTGGTAGATATATCCAACAAGgtagtttttttttgtgaaacacAGCATTTACGTAATCATTGTCTTATTAGGAAGATTTTGCTGAAGTGTTGACAATGATGTACAGTATTGCTTCGCTGGAATGACGTTTGGGGAAAACGATTCTGCTGCACCACCACACAATACCAATTAGAGAACTATTTTCTGCGACAGGTCAGAAATCTACATTGTTTCTCGTAGAAAGATGTGCTTTTTAATTTCTTTATTAAGATGACATTCATGTCCCTTGCGACTTTTCGGCACGACAATCATTTGCTCGTCATGTCGGAAACTGCAATCAGCGGAATCGCGTTCCAAGACACCGCCGTGCTAGCAATTCCAAGCATCGTTTTGTGTTTTCCATGTGAATTGGTTCGGAACGCATTAATTACAAAAAGAAATACCTGCTTTTCCCAAGCTTTTTGACAAGTTATTTTTAGGATAGAAAATGAACAAGACTACAGAGCAGAAACTGCACAGCTTTCCCCCACATTCAGAACGGTCTACACATGGACTGGACGACATTCTGAGCCCTATTGCCACAGCTAATCTCCAATTGTCTCTCTGCATGGAAGCATTGTGTGGCTGCGCAATTTTATTGAAGTTACTGCCATTGCCTTAAGTACAACAGTGACTAGAAAATTGCTGGATCAGTACAACAATGAACAAAAAGCAAAacagaatttacagcacaaaatGTCAGTGGCAGCTCGAGGCTGCACTCTGAAAACTCACCTGCAATGTAGACCGTAAAgatgtctccccatttttgttgACAGGAGACAAGAAATCCTGAAGAATCTCGATGGAACTCAAATGCTTTGCCAAAAAGTGGGATCCAGCCTTGTTCTAGAGGTGGTTCTCCAAGCCTGCAATGAAAAAGAGAGAcatgaaacaatttttaaaaaacaccaatTGATGTAAAGAGAGTTAACCGTTTAAGCACTCTTGCAGCTGTTTCTTGCTTCCAGACAATAAATAAATATTCTTGGTTATTAATTGGTTTGCTATATTCAATTTTAACATAGTAAAGTAATAAAAATTTGTCGTCACCAAATTGCAACTGAATCGTGAATTATTGAATTAGAAAATTATTTGTACTGATGAAGGAGTAGCGTACACATTACGAGCCACCATTCAAGATGACCCTTCAAGGAACcgctaaccaagctgttccagtacagctacaacactagcatctacccggcaatgtggaaaatttcccagatgtgtcctgtacacaagaaacgagacaaatccaacccagccaattaccgctctatcagtctactctccatcatcagcaaagtgatggaaggagtcatcaacaatgctgtCAAGCGGCACTAACCTCAGCAataactcagcaataacctgctcatggacgctcagtttgggttccgtcagggtcactcggctcctgacctcattacagccttggttcaaacatggacaaaagagctgaatactAGAGctcaggtgagagtgactgccctttacatcaaggcagcattcgaccgactatggcatcaaggagccctagctaaactggtgtcaataggaatcagggcaaaaactctccgctggttggagtcatacttagcacaaaggaagatggttgtggtagttggaggtcaatcatctcaactgcaGGACATCATTGAAGGTGTTCCATCGTAATGTCCGAAGTGGGgacgtttgcggatgactgcacaatgttcagcacgattcgtgactcctcagataatgaagcagtccatgtccaaatgcagcaagacctggacaatattcaggcttcgactgacaagtgtcaagttacattcgcgccacacaagtgccaggcaatgatcatctcctacaagagaggatctaaccactgccccttgacattcaaatggcattaccatcgctgaatcccccacaatcaacatcctggggattgccattgatcagaaactgaactggacttccCACATTAAAACTGTCGCTACCAggtcaggtcaaaggctaggaatcctacgacaagtaactcacctcttgacctccccaaagcctgtccaccatcttcaaggcacaagcctggatgagtgcagctctaacaacactgaagaagctttacaccatccaggacaaagcagccccttgattgctaccccttccacaagtattcaaacactccaccactgacaaacagtggcagccatgtgcaccatttacaagatgcactacaggaactcacaaAGGTTTCTTAGACAACactttccaaactcatgaccactaccatctggaaggacaagagcagcagatatctggaaacctcacccacctggaggttcccctccaagtcattcagtaccctgacttagaaatacattgtcgctccttcactgtcactggggcaacatcctggaactccctccctaatagcacagagggtgtacctacacctcaaggactgcagcagttcaagaaggcaactcatcactaccttctgaatggcaactcgggatgggcaataaatgctggcctaaccagcgatgcccacatcccgtaaatgaacaaaaaaaattatCCGTTCACATGCAAAATGCCAGCAGATAACAAGATTGTGATAAGAGATTGGTGACTGATTCTACCTCCACCTACCCAATACTGCAGCACCCACCTACTTTACGGTGGAGCTCAGATAAATCAGTACAGACTGAGGATAAAATCTGAAATGTCTGGCTTCTATGGTTTTGTTACTTGGTATTTTAACTTACTGTATTATCTACTGATAGTTGGTCTAAAAGTTACCTTACTTCCGATCTATCTTTGAAGTTTTAAATTACATAGTAACAATTATCCCAAGTGAGGTAAAAAGCAAAAAATAAGAAAGATTAATGCTGTACTTTATATTATAAAATAGCAATAATACATCACCAGCAAACTTAAATGCAAGTTTAGCATCTGAGGGTAAATCTTCGACAATTAATAACTCTCAAAAGTTTGCATAATGACAAGACAGGAGATAATGGCCGCggtttaacagaaatgaaacagtcCCATGTCGGGTGACCCCCAAAGTGCCGGTATGCCTGATCTACGTATGTGGGAACCAGTACTATACGGCGACTCTTCGGGGCCTCTGAGGTGAGGCCATTCAATCCCGGCCGCTGGGTAAATCCGGTGTAGACATATTCAGGTGAGACTAAgtgctcacttgaatatgaaaATCTGGATCCCAATTGCAAGGGGCAGAATCCAGATCGCGACGCCTTACAAGATCTCGTTAGATTTTGCGAGGCTTGACGAGGTTGGTAAATCTTGTAAGACACCTCCCGCAAGATTTACTGGCCTCAACGCGAACTGAGTCAGGCGCAACAAGGCTGATAGATTGCGTCCAATGTGGTGATTCAAACAAGGCCTGAGCCAAGGGGAACCATGCAAAGCCTTTCTAGGTCTGATATTAGATGGGTGGTTGTGATCAGTTCAGCTCATCAGGCAATCTGTACCAGATATGCGTTAAGCAAATGTATATCAGGGCTCCGGACGATCCGTGTGGCAGGAGGAAACATAGGAGTTGCAGAAAAATGGATTAAATGCTTGTGAAGGGATAAAAATCAGAGAAACTAGTAAACATTACTGTAGAAAGAAGAGGAAATGCCTTGATTAGTGTTCTGGCTGTTCATTTTATCTCTAAAGACATTTTCAAAGAAgttttgaataaaataaattatctTTGCCATCTTATATTAGTGGAGTAGCTTCTCTGAAAATTTTCAATTGGTGTGCAGTTTTGCCTTAATATTAATACTTTGGTGTACAACTTACAGTGAAGTGAACTCTAAATTAGCAGAATGTCCTGAAACCTTTAGTACTTATAATGGAATTGAGTGTTTTTAAGATTTGGTTTGGTAAAATAATTAGTTGAAAATAGCATCCAGTTTATGGCTGATACGTTTGAActttaaaagaaaatgtttttgaCCCAATCTAACTTTACTACAACTTATGACATTTTAACAAGGCAAGTTTCTAGTCAAAGAGATAGCAGAAAAGCTATAAATTAATGCATTTAATTAGTCAATAGCGTTCAGTATAACTGTACAATTTAAAAAGGTTGCTAATGCCCTTCACGGCATGACATTATTTTTTGATTAATGTTAATGTAATACAACATTATGGCTGATTTTGCTTCATTTaagaacttaaaaacaaaaaaatgaaatgataagTATACAATATTGGACAAAAGGAAGATATTACTTTGGGAGATAAATGCGAATTTCATCATGAATACGGCTGAGATAATTACACGATTGTATGCTCTCTGTGTTTGTTAAAATCTTGAGTTACTGATCCCCTTGTCCTCAGTCAAATATCTCTTTTACATCATTAGCtgcagattttattttaaaataaacaagaacTATTATTCTATAAAATTAGATTTTAAACTGTAATATTTTCAATTTAAGCAGTTCAACATTAGCAGTATTGGACATTACCCAATAATAAACCAATAGTAAATGACAAAGGTATACAGTTCTATTCTTTTGATCTTAAACAAAGCCAAATGGTTTATTGATGTTGGATAATTGAATGCTGCCTCATGTAATGCATGTCATTTTATGACTCAACTcataaaacaaataaaacaattgaGAAGCTGATTTTACAATTTTATTTAGAAACAATTTTATGCTGATACATTGACTATTTAAATAAAATACTTTTCTTAATTTAATTCTACCTTTATGCAATTTTGAAATTATGTTAAAGGAAAAAATGGTAACAAAAGTGCAAATAAATGGATTTACTACTGGACGTTGACCTAATTTAATTAAATAAGATTACACATACCATTTTTCAGTAATATCAAGGCTTTAATGTATTTAAAATTGAATTTCTGCAGGTCTAACAACAGGGCAAATTTAAAGATTCAGCTTTCACTCGATGATTGTGGGAAGATTTTCATTGGTTTTCAGTCTAATCATTATGATAATATTTTTAGAAAGAGGAACAATATTCTGTCTCGTCAATCACAAA includes:
- the LOC119972572 gene encoding cytochrome P450 7B1 isoform X3, which encodes MVEMSLTVALVLAATVVLLLSCLMRRKRRLGEPPLEQGWIPLFGKAFEFHRDSSGFLVSCQQKWGDIFTVYIAGKYITFVLNPFLYQFVVQNKQLDFQEFSLAISARTFGHPYLNDAKVPVSSEEIQKQYSYLMGEELNNLVESAMKNLQSVLKQEQMGPTDWKVESMLDFCCRIIIETTYISLYGMAPQNEHKQITELREKFLKFDKMFPYLVAGIPIEFLGNTKMMRKELISYFTSRNLDQRLNMAKIIKERKNFLEGHSYLQDHQRAAHHFAFLWAALGNTVPAVFWALYYLVKNPEAHAAVHDEIEHVLQAAGQRPGPDFNISLSREDLDSMVTLGSAIKESLRLCSFSMNIRTAQEDVTLTFKEEQRVKLRKGDWIALYPHILHMDPEVYENPEVTT
- the LOC119972572 gene encoding cytochrome P450 7B1 isoform X2, which translates into the protein MVEMSLTVALVLAATVVLLLSCLMRRKRRLGEPPLEQGWIPLFGKAFEFHRDSSGFLVSCQQKWGDIFTVYIAGKYITFVLNPFLYQFVVQNKQLDFQEFSLAISARTFGHPYLNDAKVPVSSEEIQKQYSYLMGEELNNLVESAMKNLQSVLKQEQMGPTDWKVESMLDFCCRIIIETTYISLYGMAPQNEHKQITELREKFLKFDKMFPYLVAGIPIEFLGNTKMMRKELISYFTSRNLDQRLNMAKIIKERKNFLEGHSYLQDHQRAGSAIKESLRLCSFSMNIRTAQEDVTLTFKEEQRVKLRKGDWIALYPHILHMDPEVYENPEVYKYNRFVENGMEKTAFYKGGRKLRYYLMPFGSGSSMCPGRHFAVNEIKIFLSIILASFDVEIVEGEKSVGLANDRAGLGILFPDSDVQFRYKWHQ